A section of the Methanosarcina mazei S-6 genome encodes:
- a CDS encoding tetratricopeptide repeat protein translates to MAFLDKLFKKKIEGKTVEEWYGLATAETDPEKKIEYFDKVLALKPDFAGAWNLRGLEFVVLKRYEEAITSFNKALEIRPNYLEAKYNKEDAETELRKIKAAESPAEGR, encoded by the coding sequence TTGGCGTTTCTGGACAAACTGTTTAAAAAGAAGATAGAGGGAAAGACCGTAGAGGAATGGTACGGGCTTGCAACAGCAGAAACCGATCCTGAGAAAAAAATAGAGTATTTTGACAAGGTACTGGCATTAAAACCTGACTTTGCAGGAGCCTGGAACCTCAGAGGGCTTGAATTTGTGGTTCTCAAAAGGTATGAAGAAGCCATTACCTCGTTTAACAAAGCTCTTGAGATAAGACCAAATTATCTGGAAGCAAAGTACAATAAAGAGGATGCTGAAACTGAATTAAGGAAAATAAAGGCGGCAGAAAGTCCGGCTGAAGGCAGATAA
- the pyk gene encoding pyruvate kinase, with the protein MEIPDHKTKIVCTIGPASSSEEMIRKLMLAGMNVARINFSHGDFESHSRVVRIIRKVADELGRTIAILADLPGPKIRIGKLEKEPVMLHKGNPITLTIDDTPGNEERIPVSYKQLPESVTPGSLIYLSDGFIQLLCKEVTGKDVLCEVLIGGELYSHKGLNLPGAKIFLDAVTEKDFRILEFALEEDIDTFSISFVENAEDIRKVRNFAASRGKQVNIVSKIERRQAVENIREILDETDALMVARGDLGVEIPIQEVPSVQKELIQRAKLLGIPVITATHMLASMTDNIRPTRAEATDVANAILDGTDAVMLSEETAVGNYPVEAVEMMAKIAKTTENWRSRTKWGLDTMIKSITAREMSVDEVITLQVYEALQKLPVAAVLTPTRSGATPRRISRFNPDPWILAFSRVPKTCRFLSLSYGVYPVAVNESIESWEKETTERTKELGFAKSKDLVIFTQGPASGKPGGTNMLKILTLD; encoded by the coding sequence ATGGAAATCCCGGATCATAAAACAAAGATCGTCTGTACAATAGGACCTGCCTCTTCTTCTGAAGAGATGATAAGGAAGCTTATGCTTGCGGGCATGAACGTGGCAAGGATAAATTTTTCTCACGGAGACTTTGAGAGCCACTCAAGGGTTGTCCGAATTATCCGTAAGGTTGCAGATGAACTTGGCAGGACAATTGCAATCCTTGCAGACCTGCCTGGCCCGAAAATACGCATAGGCAAACTCGAAAAAGAGCCTGTTATGCTCCATAAAGGGAACCCGATAACCCTTACAATTGACGACACTCCGGGAAACGAAGAGAGAATCCCTGTCAGTTACAAACAGCTTCCGGAAAGCGTAACCCCTGGGAGCCTTATCTACCTCAGTGACGGGTTCATACAGCTCCTCTGCAAGGAGGTTACAGGAAAAGACGTTCTCTGTGAAGTCCTTATCGGAGGAGAGCTTTATTCGCACAAAGGGCTGAACCTTCCAGGGGCAAAGATCTTTCTTGACGCTGTGACTGAAAAAGATTTCAGGATCCTGGAATTTGCCCTTGAAGAGGACATTGACACTTTCAGCATCTCTTTTGTAGAAAATGCAGAAGATATCCGAAAAGTAAGAAATTTTGCCGCTTCCAGAGGAAAGCAGGTAAATATAGTATCAAAAATAGAACGCAGGCAGGCTGTAGAAAATATAAGAGAAATCCTTGACGAGACCGATGCCCTTATGGTTGCAAGGGGAGACCTGGGAGTTGAAATTCCTATCCAGGAAGTCCCTTCAGTCCAGAAAGAACTTATCCAGAGGGCAAAACTCCTTGGAATTCCTGTGATTACTGCAACCCATATGCTGGCTTCCATGACAGATAATATAAGACCCACGCGTGCCGAAGCCACGGATGTTGCAAACGCTATCCTTGACGGCACGGATGCTGTTATGCTCTCGGAAGAAACAGCAGTCGGAAACTACCCCGTGGAAGCTGTCGAGATGATGGCAAAGATTGCAAAGACCACTGAAAACTGGCGCTCCCGGACTAAATGGGGGCTTGACACAATGATCAAATCCATAACTGCCAGGGAGATGTCAGTGGATGAGGTAATCACCTTACAGGTTTATGAAGCCCTGCAGAAACTGCCTGTTGCAGCCGTACTTACCCCGACAAGGAGCGGAGCGACTCCCCGCAGGATTTCGCGCTTTAATCCTGACCCCTGGATTCTGGCTTTCAGCCGCGTTCCTAAGACCTGCAGGTTCCTTTCCCTGTCTTACGGGGTTTATCCTGTTGCCGTAAACGAATCTATTGAAAGCTGGGAAAAAGAGACAACGGAAAGAACAAAAGAATTGGGATTTGCGAAAAGTAAAGATCTCGTGATTTTTACCCAGGGCCCTGCTTCCGGAAAACCCGGAGGTACGAATATGCTCAAGATCCTGACCCTTGACTGA
- a CDS encoding beta/alpha barrel domain-containing protein, with translation MAPIKKEDVTVPLDVPKAMRETYIKNYMEITKESGKLMLFAGDQKVEHLNDDFFGPEVPEDDADPEHLFRIAAQSKIGVFATQLGLIARYGMDYKDIPYLVKVNSKTNLVETEQADPFSNLWYDIDQVAEFRENSGLNILGVGYTIYLGSEFEAEMLVQAAQVVYDAHQHGMLSVLWIYPRGAAVKDEKDPHLIAGATGVGACLGSDFVKVNYPKKEGEKSAEIFKEAVKAAGRTKVVCAGGSSDEAEAFLKKLHDQIHISGAQGNATGRNIHQKPLDEAVRMCNAVYAITVEDASVEDALRIYSGE, from the coding sequence ATGGCTCCAATTAAAAAAGAAGACGTAACCGTACCTTTAGATGTCCCGAAAGCAATGCGCGAAACTTACATAAAAAACTACATGGAAATAACAAAAGAGAGCGGAAAGCTGATGCTTTTTGCAGGGGACCAGAAAGTAGAACACCTGAACGATGACTTTTTTGGACCGGAAGTCCCTGAAGATGACGCTGACCCTGAACACCTTTTCAGGATTGCAGCTCAGTCAAAAATAGGGGTTTTCGCTACCCAGCTAGGGCTTATTGCCCGCTACGGCATGGACTATAAGGATATTCCCTATCTTGTAAAGGTAAACTCCAAGACCAATCTGGTTGAAACCGAACAGGCTGACCCTTTCAGCAACCTCTGGTATGATATTGACCAGGTAGCCGAGTTTAGGGAGAACAGCGGGCTCAACATCCTTGGTGTCGGCTATACAATCTACCTTGGGAGCGAATTTGAAGCCGAGATGCTTGTTCAGGCTGCCCAGGTAGTTTATGATGCCCACCAGCACGGGATGCTGTCCGTACTCTGGATCTATCCGCGTGGAGCTGCCGTAAAAGATGAAAAGGACCCGCACCTGATTGCAGGAGCAACTGGAGTAGGAGCCTGCCTTGGGTCGGACTTTGTAAAGGTTAATTATCCCAAGAAGGAAGGAGAAAAGTCTGCCGAGATCTTCAAGGAAGCAGTCAAAGCAGCCGGGCGTACGAAAGTAGTTTGCGCCGGAGGGTCAAGCGACGAAGCAGAAGCTTTCCTCAAAAAACTCCACGACCAGATACACATCTCCGGAGCCCAGGGGAATGCAACCGGTAGAAATATCCACCAGAAGCCCCTGGATGAAGCTGTCCGCATGTGCAATGCTGTTTATGCCATAACTGTCGAAGATGCAAGCGTTGAAGATGCCCTCAGGATTTACAGTGGAGAATAA
- a CDS encoding geranylgeranyl reductase family protein: protein MIPETSYDIVVVGAGPAGSTAALYAAKKGASVLLLDKKREIGSPIQCAGFLPDASEVKALLPEADLPGALKNYPDSCVLQPIRTQRIIPPNCNAKEFAVKGAVLDRRRYDQYLAEQAAEAGAELMVKTRVTKIQGTTVETSGIFGKHTIRAKAIIGADGPNSLVAKSRGLIMKPEARETSVAIEYQVRNVDIDPDALEMYFGKDYVPGGYAWVFPEGKDRANVGIGIRSCMAEKGVSAKEYLHRFIKKHPVAGPKLKNAVIMNVIAGIIPVNGAPANTATADSLVVGDAAGHIIATNGGGIPPAMIAGKIAGETAAEFAAGKCDLEEYDRRWRAQFGQALETSVQARQIMDGIMKSDALMNAAFRFISPEQMKVMQCGKLPGPVKLGLQALSRGKK from the coding sequence ATGATCCCGGAGACCTCTTATGACATCGTGGTGGTGGGCGCAGGCCCCGCAGGTTCCACTGCCGCATTATATGCTGCAAAGAAAGGAGCCTCTGTACTTCTCCTTGACAAAAAAAGGGAAATCGGAAGCCCTATCCAGTGTGCGGGATTTCTCCCTGATGCCTCGGAGGTTAAGGCTCTTTTGCCTGAAGCTGACCTTCCAGGAGCGCTGAAAAATTATCCTGACTCCTGCGTGCTGCAGCCAATCAGGACCCAGCGCATTATTCCCCCAAACTGCAATGCAAAAGAATTTGCTGTGAAGGGGGCGGTCCTTGACAGGAGAAGGTATGACCAGTACCTTGCAGAGCAGGCTGCAGAGGCAGGGGCTGAGCTTATGGTTAAGACCCGCGTTACAAAAATACAGGGTACGACTGTTGAAACATCAGGAATTTTCGGAAAACACACGATCAGGGCAAAAGCGATCATCGGAGCTGACGGTCCCAACTCCCTTGTCGCAAAATCCAGGGGCCTTATTATGAAACCAGAAGCAAGAGAAACATCCGTAGCCATAGAATACCAGGTGAGGAACGTTGATATTGACCCGGATGCCCTTGAGATGTATTTTGGAAAAGATTATGTTCCTGGCGGGTATGCATGGGTTTTTCCTGAGGGAAAGGACAGGGCAAATGTAGGAATCGGAATCCGGAGTTGCATGGCTGAGAAAGGGGTTTCTGCAAAAGAGTACCTGCACCGTTTTATAAAGAAACACCCTGTGGCAGGCCCAAAGCTGAAAAACGCCGTTATAATGAATGTCATTGCAGGTATTATCCCTGTTAATGGAGCTCCTGCAAATACCGCAACAGCAGATTCCCTGGTCGTCGGGGACGCAGCCGGACATATCATCGCAACGAACGGTGGTGGAATTCCTCCTGCCATGATAGCTGGAAAAATTGCAGGGGAAACTGCAGCCGAATTTGCAGCCGGGAAATGCGATCTTGAAGAGTATGACAGGCGATGGAGAGCTCAATTCGGGCAGGCGCTTGAAACTTCGGTACAGGCAAGGCAGATAATGGACGGCATAATGAAATCCGATGCCCTCATGAATGCGGCTTTCAGGTTTATTTCCCCGGAGCAGATGAAGGTCATGCAGTGCGGAAAACTCCCAGGACCTGTAAAGCTCGGGCTTCAAGCCCTCAGCCGCGGGAAAAAATAA